A DNA window from Solanum lycopersicum chromosome 3, SLM_r2.1 contains the following coding sequences:
- the LOC101257550 gene encoding uncharacterized protein isoform X3 — MEEIRRRKLVEDHLHLQALESKSFVSQLRSEISQKSNCQMVLDLTSIEPSTLCGETFQGSSNSIAGQRVPSSSDLLAEQNVTKERKISSSKSGASRKRMLDLELPAEEYMDIEDGEQFVRESFVQGPNIVISELQPQDSSKVNFANPGDSSISNSSPRGSFLLFDLNEPIQLDETEYPNYALESVNIHEGISNMDQDLSGTVHAECSTLKKEATGGDISNMNSSDEVSSVEMTLPQCNQTASSSPGFVDKSNNGTRTDKSLLVSSRKKMEIPFAVQALPCFITSSSLSKSPNSSVGNSSLTGKKSDLYNSSASSPTSGTSGSCLMKYGDNESTSGKPDAVKLSNISDSMSLMKGMDLNCAPSADLSDNQFTTPTSNISHLNLPEGVERKICGTVLLDCILSPDSAVESGKSSRDSHFVGPGSDIKFLTTNSCINMSCIKDETFSSGHSEATMTPVDGNLEAPIGPENKESSPPRGDSLDKTIGKSVQWSKIDHMNDHAGKTDRAAAEILLFISSSRGNSKIAKGGPSEASHDTLGLLADIATSLASNHEKAIGEFTNLHCHRSTLISDRSNCNEILKLTRKGGKEKEAVCNTMHSRTRRSQPRRANYRRVLQTEIHPAGASVYLHQFNGGLESPATAASESGPSRKTPRRACSRSRRWSPIAIRTTCSLLQPHPSNDKQGISEGDWKGWGLTKERQNSRRPRSISSFS, encoded by the exons ATGGAGGAGATTAGGAGGAGAAAACTAGTGGAGGATCATTTACACTTGCAAGCATTAGAGTCGAAGTCTTTTGTGTCACAATTAAGGTCTGAAATTTCTCAGAAATCCAACTGCCAGATGGTTTTAGACCTCACAAGCATTGAGCCATCTACACTATGTGGAGAAACTTTTCAAGGTTCTTCAAATTCTATTGCTGGTCAGAGAGTGCCATCAAGTTCTGACTTATTGGCTGAACAAAATGTtacaaaagaaaggaaaatatctTCTTCGAAGAGCGGTGCATCCAGGAAGAGAATGTTGGATCTTGAACTTCCAGCAGAAGAATACATGGATATTGAAGATGGAGAACAATTTGTAAGGGAAAGTTTTGTTCAAGGGCCCAATATTGTGATTTCAGAGCTTCAACCTCAGGATAGTTCAAAAGTCAACTTTGCCAATCCAGGAGATTCTTCAATTTCTAACTCAAGTCCTAGGGGTAGCTTTCTTTTGTTTGACCTGAATGAACCAATACAGCTTGATGAAACAGAGTATCCAAATTATGCACTTGAGTCTGTTAACATTCATGAGGGAATCAGCAACATGGATCAGGATCTATCTGGAACAGTGCATGCTGAATGCTCAACTCTGAAGAAAGAAG CTACAGGGGGAGATATAAGCAACATGAATTCTTCTGATGAAGTTTCTTCTGTTGAGATGACACTTCCTCAATGTAATCAAACAGCAAGTTCATCTCCAGGATTTGTAGATAAGAGTAATAATGGAACCAGAACTGACAAATCATTGCTAGTTTCTTCTCGGAAAAAAATGGAGATACCCTTTGCAGTTCAAGCTCTTCCATGCTTTATTACTAGTTCATCACTCAGTAAGAGTCCTAACTCTTCTGTTGGGAATTCTAGTCTCACTGGAAAGAAGAGTGACCTGTACAACAGTAGTGCTTCTAGTCCAACTTCTGGCACATCAGGCTCATGCTTGATGAAATATGGTGATAATGAATCTACATCTGGAAAACCTGATGCTGTTAAGCTATCCAACATTTCAGATAGCATGAGTTTAATGAAGGGAATGGACTTGAATTGCGCACCTTCTGCCGATTTGTCTGACAACCAGTTTACCACTCCTACCTCCAATATTTCACATCTAAATCTCCCTGAAGGTGTAGAAAGAAAGATTTGTGGAACCgttcttcttgattgtatcctGAGTCCTGATTCTGCAGTTGAATCTGGTAAATCTAGCAGGGATAGTCACTTTGTAGGTCCTGGAAGTGATATCAAGTTTCTGACAACTAATTCTTGCATTAACATGTCCTGCATCAAGGATGAAACTTTTTCATCTGGTCACAGTGAAGCAACAATGACTCCTGTTGACGGAAACTTGGAAGCTCCTATAGGCCCAGAAAACAAGGAAAGTTCTCCACCTAGAGGAGATTCTCTGGACAAAACAATTGGTAAATCTGTCCAGTGGTCTAAAATAGACCACATGAATGATCACGCTGGAAAAACCGATAGGGCTGCAGCAGAGATCCTGCTTTTTATTTCATCATCTCGGGGAAATTCAAAGATTGCCAAGGGTGGACCATCTGAAGCCTCTCATGACACTCTGGGCTTGCTTGCTGATATTGCAACTTCTTTGGCAAGTAATCATGAGAAAGCCATTGGAGAATTCACGAACCTCCATTGTCATCGCAGTACACTTATATCTGACAGGAGCAACTGCAATGAGATTTTGAAGCTCACACGCAAAGGGGGAAAAGAGAAGGAAGCAGTATGCAATACTATGCATAGTCGGACAAGGAGGAGCCAACCTAGGAGAGCAAACTATCGGAGGGTCCTTCAAACAGAAATACATCCTGCTGGTGCCTCTGTTTATCTGCATCAGTTTAATGGAGGTCTAGAGTCACCTGCAACTGCTGCATCAGAATCAGGTCCATCGAGGAAAACTCCACGCAGGGCTTGTTCGAGGAGTAGGAGATGGTCCCCCATTGCAATAAGAACAACATGCTCACTGTTGCAACCACATCCCAGCAATGACAAGCAGGGCATTTCAGAGGGAGACTGGAAAGGCTGGGGGTTAACAAAAGAGCGTCAAAACAGTCGAAGACCTCGTTCTATCTCCTCATTTAGCTGA
- the LOC101257550 gene encoding uncharacterized protein isoform X1: MQCTSYLPGYHPKVLNGGSLGGNSWSIQHNDIAWNGARGFYVSLPPFMADQNLELVHQKEILKQTMLKHEAIFRYQVNELHRVHRRQREVMEEIRRRKLVEDHLHLQALESKSFVSQLRSEISQKSNCQMVLDLTSIEPSTLCGETFQGSSNSIAGQRVPSSSDLLAEQNVTKERKISSSKSGASRKRMLDLELPAEEYMDIEDGEQFVRESFVQGPNIVISELQPQDSSKVNFANPGDSSISNSSPRGSFLLFDLNEPIQLDETEYPNYALESVNIHEGISNMDQDLSGTVHAECSTLKKEATGGDISNMNSSDEVSSVEMTLPQCNQTASSSPGFVDKSNNGTRTDKSLLVSSRKKMEIPFAVQALPCFITSSSLSKSPNSSVGNSSLTGKKSDLYNSSASSPTSGTSGSCLMKYGDNESTSGKPDAVKLSNISDSMSLMKGMDLNCAPSADLSDNQFTTPTSNISHLNLPEGVERKICGTVLLDCILSPDSAVESGKSSRDSHFVGPGSDIKFLTTNSCINMSCIKDETFSSGHSEATMTPVDGNLEAPIGPENKESSPPRGDSLDKTIGKSVQWSKIDHMNDHAGKTDRAAAEILLFISSSRGNSKIAKGGPSEASHDTLGLLADIATSLASNHEKAIGEFTNLHCHRSTLISDRSNCNEILKLTRKGGKEKEAVCNTMHSRTRRSQPRRANYRRVLQTEIHPAGASVYLHQFNGGLESPATAASESGPSRKTPRRACSRSRRWSPIAIRTTCSLLQPHPSNDKQGISEGDWKGWGLTKERQNSRRPRSISSFS; the protein is encoded by the exons ATGCAGTGTACAAGCTATCTCCCAGGATACCATCCAAAAGTTCTTAATGGTGGGAGCCTTGGTGGGAATTCATGGTCTATACAACACAATGATATCGCCTGGAACGGTGCCAGAGGGTTCTATGTTTCCTTGCCTCCATTTATGGCGGACCAGAACCTGGAATTAGTTCATCAAAAGGAAATATTGAAGCAGACAATGCTCAAGCATGAAGCAATATTTAGATATCAG GTCAATGAACTACATCGGGTACATAGAAGACAAAGGGAGGTAATGGAGGAGATTAGGAGGAGAAAACTAGTGGAGGATCATTTACACTTGCAAGCATTAGAGTCGAAGTCTTTTGTGTCACAATTAAGGTCTGAAATTTCTCAGAAATCCAACTGCCAGATGGTTTTAGACCTCACAAGCATTGAGCCATCTACACTATGTGGAGAAACTTTTCAAGGTTCTTCAAATTCTATTGCTGGTCAGAGAGTGCCATCAAGTTCTGACTTATTGGCTGAACAAAATGTtacaaaagaaaggaaaatatctTCTTCGAAGAGCGGTGCATCCAGGAAGAGAATGTTGGATCTTGAACTTCCAGCAGAAGAATACATGGATATTGAAGATGGAGAACAATTTGTAAGGGAAAGTTTTGTTCAAGGGCCCAATATTGTGATTTCAGAGCTTCAACCTCAGGATAGTTCAAAAGTCAACTTTGCCAATCCAGGAGATTCTTCAATTTCTAACTCAAGTCCTAGGGGTAGCTTTCTTTTGTTTGACCTGAATGAACCAATACAGCTTGATGAAACAGAGTATCCAAATTATGCACTTGAGTCTGTTAACATTCATGAGGGAATCAGCAACATGGATCAGGATCTATCTGGAACAGTGCATGCTGAATGCTCAACTCTGAAGAAAGAAG CTACAGGGGGAGATATAAGCAACATGAATTCTTCTGATGAAGTTTCTTCTGTTGAGATGACACTTCCTCAATGTAATCAAACAGCAAGTTCATCTCCAGGATTTGTAGATAAGAGTAATAATGGAACCAGAACTGACAAATCATTGCTAGTTTCTTCTCGGAAAAAAATGGAGATACCCTTTGCAGTTCAAGCTCTTCCATGCTTTATTACTAGTTCATCACTCAGTAAGAGTCCTAACTCTTCTGTTGGGAATTCTAGTCTCACTGGAAAGAAGAGTGACCTGTACAACAGTAGTGCTTCTAGTCCAACTTCTGGCACATCAGGCTCATGCTTGATGAAATATGGTGATAATGAATCTACATCTGGAAAACCTGATGCTGTTAAGCTATCCAACATTTCAGATAGCATGAGTTTAATGAAGGGAATGGACTTGAATTGCGCACCTTCTGCCGATTTGTCTGACAACCAGTTTACCACTCCTACCTCCAATATTTCACATCTAAATCTCCCTGAAGGTGTAGAAAGAAAGATTTGTGGAACCgttcttcttgattgtatcctGAGTCCTGATTCTGCAGTTGAATCTGGTAAATCTAGCAGGGATAGTCACTTTGTAGGTCCTGGAAGTGATATCAAGTTTCTGACAACTAATTCTTGCATTAACATGTCCTGCATCAAGGATGAAACTTTTTCATCTGGTCACAGTGAAGCAACAATGACTCCTGTTGACGGAAACTTGGAAGCTCCTATAGGCCCAGAAAACAAGGAAAGTTCTCCACCTAGAGGAGATTCTCTGGACAAAACAATTGGTAAATCTGTCCAGTGGTCTAAAATAGACCACATGAATGATCACGCTGGAAAAACCGATAGGGCTGCAGCAGAGATCCTGCTTTTTATTTCATCATCTCGGGGAAATTCAAAGATTGCCAAGGGTGGACCATCTGAAGCCTCTCATGACACTCTGGGCTTGCTTGCTGATATTGCAACTTCTTTGGCAAGTAATCATGAGAAAGCCATTGGAGAATTCACGAACCTCCATTGTCATCGCAGTACACTTATATCTGACAGGAGCAACTGCAATGAGATTTTGAAGCTCACACGCAAAGGGGGAAAAGAGAAGGAAGCAGTATGCAATACTATGCATAGTCGGACAAGGAGGAGCCAACCTAGGAGAGCAAACTATCGGAGGGTCCTTCAAACAGAAATACATCCTGCTGGTGCCTCTGTTTATCTGCATCAGTTTAATGGAGGTCTAGAGTCACCTGCAACTGCTGCATCAGAATCAGGTCCATCGAGGAAAACTCCACGCAGGGCTTGTTCGAGGAGTAGGAGATGGTCCCCCATTGCAATAAGAACAACATGCTCACTGTTGCAACCACATCCCAGCAATGACAAGCAGGGCATTTCAGAGGGAGACTGGAAAGGCTGGGGGTTAACAAAAGAGCGTCAAAACAGTCGAAGACCTCGTTCTATCTCCTCATTTAGCTGA
- the LOC101257550 gene encoding uncharacterized protein isoform X2 encodes MVGQKMQCTSYLPGYHPKVLNGGSLGGNSWSIQHNDIAWNGARGFYVSLPPFMADQNLELVHQKEILKQTMLKHEAIFRYQVNELHRVHRRQREVMEEIRRRKLVEDHLHLQALESKSFVSQLRSEISQKSNCQMVLDLTSIEPSTLCGETFQGSSNSIAGQRVPSSSDLLAEQNVTKERKISSSKSGASRKRMLDLELPAEEYMDIEDGEQFVRESFVQGPNIVISELQPQDSSKVNFANPGDSSISNSSPRGSFLLFDLNEPIQLDETEYPNYALESVNIHEGISNMDQDLSGTVHAECSTLKKEATGGDISNMNSSDEVSSVEMTLPQCNQTASSSPGFVDKSNNGTRTDKSLLVSSRKKMEIPFAVQALPCFITSSSLSKSPNSSVGNSSLTGKKSDLYNSSASSPTSGTSGSCLMKYGDNESTSGKPDAVKLSNISDSMSLMKGMDLNCAPSADLSDNQFTTPTSNISHLNLPEGVERKICGTVLLDCILSPDSAVESGKSSRDSHFVGPGSDIKFLTTNSCINMSCIKDETFSSGHSEATMTPVDGNLEAPIGPENKESSPPRGDSLDKTIGKSVQWSKIDHMNDHAGKTDRAAAEILLFISSSRGNSKIAKGGPSEASHDTLGLLADIATSLASNHEKAIGEFTNLHCHRSTLISDRSNCNEILKLTRKGGKEKEAVCNTMHSRTRRSQPRRANYRRVLQTEIHPAGASVYLHQFNGGLESPATAASESGPSRKTPRRACSRSRRWSPIAIRTTCSLLQPHPSNDKQGISEGDWKGWGLTKERQNSRRPRSISSFS; translated from the exons AT GGTGGGGCAAAAAATGCAGTGTACAAGCTATCTCCCAGGATACCATCCAAAAGTTCTTAATGGTGGGAGCCTTGGTGGGAATTCATGGTCTATACAACACAATGATATCGCCTGGAACGGTGCCAGAGGGTTCTATGTTTCCTTGCCTCCATTTATGGCGGACCAGAACCTGGAATTAGTTCATCAAAAGGAAATATTGAAGCAGACAATGCTCAAGCATGAAGCAATATTTAGATATCAG GTCAATGAACTACATCGGGTACATAGAAGACAAAGGGAGGTAATGGAGGAGATTAGGAGGAGAAAACTAGTGGAGGATCATTTACACTTGCAAGCATTAGAGTCGAAGTCTTTTGTGTCACAATTAAGGTCTGAAATTTCTCAGAAATCCAACTGCCAGATGGTTTTAGACCTCACAAGCATTGAGCCATCTACACTATGTGGAGAAACTTTTCAAGGTTCTTCAAATTCTATTGCTGGTCAGAGAGTGCCATCAAGTTCTGACTTATTGGCTGAACAAAATGTtacaaaagaaaggaaaatatctTCTTCGAAGAGCGGTGCATCCAGGAAGAGAATGTTGGATCTTGAACTTCCAGCAGAAGAATACATGGATATTGAAGATGGAGAACAATTTGTAAGGGAAAGTTTTGTTCAAGGGCCCAATATTGTGATTTCAGAGCTTCAACCTCAGGATAGTTCAAAAGTCAACTTTGCCAATCCAGGAGATTCTTCAATTTCTAACTCAAGTCCTAGGGGTAGCTTTCTTTTGTTTGACCTGAATGAACCAATACAGCTTGATGAAACAGAGTATCCAAATTATGCACTTGAGTCTGTTAACATTCATGAGGGAATCAGCAACATGGATCAGGATCTATCTGGAACAGTGCATGCTGAATGCTCAACTCTGAAGAAAGAAG CTACAGGGGGAGATATAAGCAACATGAATTCTTCTGATGAAGTTTCTTCTGTTGAGATGACACTTCCTCAATGTAATCAAACAGCAAGTTCATCTCCAGGATTTGTAGATAAGAGTAATAATGGAACCAGAACTGACAAATCATTGCTAGTTTCTTCTCGGAAAAAAATGGAGATACCCTTTGCAGTTCAAGCTCTTCCATGCTTTATTACTAGTTCATCACTCAGTAAGAGTCCTAACTCTTCTGTTGGGAATTCTAGTCTCACTGGAAAGAAGAGTGACCTGTACAACAGTAGTGCTTCTAGTCCAACTTCTGGCACATCAGGCTCATGCTTGATGAAATATGGTGATAATGAATCTACATCTGGAAAACCTGATGCTGTTAAGCTATCCAACATTTCAGATAGCATGAGTTTAATGAAGGGAATGGACTTGAATTGCGCACCTTCTGCCGATTTGTCTGACAACCAGTTTACCACTCCTACCTCCAATATTTCACATCTAAATCTCCCTGAAGGTGTAGAAAGAAAGATTTGTGGAACCgttcttcttgattgtatcctGAGTCCTGATTCTGCAGTTGAATCTGGTAAATCTAGCAGGGATAGTCACTTTGTAGGTCCTGGAAGTGATATCAAGTTTCTGACAACTAATTCTTGCATTAACATGTCCTGCATCAAGGATGAAACTTTTTCATCTGGTCACAGTGAAGCAACAATGACTCCTGTTGACGGAAACTTGGAAGCTCCTATAGGCCCAGAAAACAAGGAAAGTTCTCCACCTAGAGGAGATTCTCTGGACAAAACAATTGGTAAATCTGTCCAGTGGTCTAAAATAGACCACATGAATGATCACGCTGGAAAAACCGATAGGGCTGCAGCAGAGATCCTGCTTTTTATTTCATCATCTCGGGGAAATTCAAAGATTGCCAAGGGTGGACCATCTGAAGCCTCTCATGACACTCTGGGCTTGCTTGCTGATATTGCAACTTCTTTGGCAAGTAATCATGAGAAAGCCATTGGAGAATTCACGAACCTCCATTGTCATCGCAGTACACTTATATCTGACAGGAGCAACTGCAATGAGATTTTGAAGCTCACACGCAAAGGGGGAAAAGAGAAGGAAGCAGTATGCAATACTATGCATAGTCGGACAAGGAGGAGCCAACCTAGGAGAGCAAACTATCGGAGGGTCCTTCAAACAGAAATACATCCTGCTGGTGCCTCTGTTTATCTGCATCAGTTTAATGGAGGTCTAGAGTCACCTGCAACTGCTGCATCAGAATCAGGTCCATCGAGGAAAACTCCACGCAGGGCTTGTTCGAGGAGTAGGAGATGGTCCCCCATTGCAATAAGAACAACATGCTCACTGTTGCAACCACATCCCAGCAATGACAAGCAGGGCATTTCAGAGGGAGACTGGAAAGGCTGGGGGTTAACAAAAGAGCGTCAAAACAGTCGAAGACCTCGTTCTATCTCCTCATTTAGCTGA
- the LOC104646589 gene encoding uncharacterized protein isoform X1: MINEDRIMENAIQRELQFKQKIANLFPDHDAIDVLPLEVKRWKALISKRNISADGGTDCSQTTTTCKYESDDEINATGNISRSNSNVKRRKALISKNNKSDVRVIDCGAPTYIHKEVSQETLKHLESDEQSMIIKSMTSPPLPSLTPTYTSSRRKRNAESSNSGFVSLQQQHTPNVMHYCKDCEVYCSGDLCYELHLRGNKHKVKLQCRGCSSVSGKNKQAIRCDLCEIYCQDENLLKMHLKGQKHKAKQHGKKMKDEKRQLLWCELCQVPCMNEDNFISHRNGKKHRRQLCVLEELKKAEPRGLYHA; encoded by the exons ATGATTAATGAAGACAGAATAATGGAGAATGCAATTCAGCGTGAGTTACAATTTAAACAGAAGATTGCTAATTTATTTCCAGATCATGATGCTATTGATGTTCTTCCCTTGGAG GTAAAACGATGGAAAGCTTTGATTTCGAAGAGAAACATATCCGCTGATGGAGGAACAGATTGCAGCCAAACAACAACAACCTGTAAATATGAATCTGATGATGAAATTAATGCTACAG GTAACATCTCAAGGAGCAACTCGAAT GTAAAAAGACGTAAAGCTTTGATTTCCAAGAACAATAAATCCGATGTTAGAGTAATTGATTGTGGTGCACCAACTTATATACACAAGGAAGTTTCTCAGGAAACGTTAAAACATTTGGAATCTGATGAACAAA GTATGATCATCAAGAGTATGACATCGCCACCACTTCCATCATTAACCCCTACGTATACTTCCTCACGTAGGAAGAGAAATGCAGAGTCCAGTAACTCTGGCTTTGTGTCACTTCAACAGCAGCATACACCAAACGTAATGCACTACTGTAAAGACTGTGAAGTTTACTGCTCTGGAGATCTATGTTACGAGCTTCACTTGAGAGGTAACAAGCACAAGGTAAAACTGCAATGCCGGGGATGTTCAAGTGTCAGCGGGAAAAACAAGCAGGCTATAAGATGTGACTTGTGTGAAATTTACTGCCAGGAcgaaaatttattaaagatgCACCTTAAAGGTCAGAAACACAAGGCTAAACAGCACGGAAAGAAGATGAAAGATGAGAAAAGGCAACTATTGTGGTGTGAATTATGTCAAGTTCCATGCATGAATGAAGATAATTTCATATCACACCGCAATGGGAAAAAGCACCGGAGACAACTGTGTGTTCTTGAGGAGCTGAAGAAAGCTGAACCTCGAGGACTCTATCATGCCTAA
- the LOC104646589 gene encoding uncharacterized protein isoform X2, with protein sequence MINEDRIMENAIQRELQFKQKIANLFPDHDAIDVLPLEVKRWKALISKRNISADGGTDCSQTTTTCKYESDDEINATGMIIKSMTSPPLPSLTPTYTSSRRKRNAESSNSGFVSLQQQHTPNVMHYCKDCEVYCSGDLCYELHLRGNKHKVKLQCRGCSSVSGKNKQAIRCDLCEIYCQDENLLKMHLKGQKHKAKQHGKKMKDEKRQLLWCELCQVPCMNEDNFISHRNGKKHRRQLCVLEELKKAEPRGLYHA encoded by the exons ATGATTAATGAAGACAGAATAATGGAGAATGCAATTCAGCGTGAGTTACAATTTAAACAGAAGATTGCTAATTTATTTCCAGATCATGATGCTATTGATGTTCTTCCCTTGGAG GTAAAACGATGGAAAGCTTTGATTTCGAAGAGAAACATATCCGCTGATGGAGGAACAGATTGCAGCCAAACAACAACAACCTGTAAATATGAATCTGATGATGAAATTAATGCTACAG GTATGATCATCAAGAGTATGACATCGCCACCACTTCCATCATTAACCCCTACGTATACTTCCTCACGTAGGAAGAGAAATGCAGAGTCCAGTAACTCTGGCTTTGTGTCACTTCAACAGCAGCATACACCAAACGTAATGCACTACTGTAAAGACTGTGAAGTTTACTGCTCTGGAGATCTATGTTACGAGCTTCACTTGAGAGGTAACAAGCACAAGGTAAAACTGCAATGCCGGGGATGTTCAAGTGTCAGCGGGAAAAACAAGCAGGCTATAAGATGTGACTTGTGTGAAATTTACTGCCAGGAcgaaaatttattaaagatgCACCTTAAAGGTCAGAAACACAAGGCTAAACAGCACGGAAAGAAGATGAAAGATGAGAAAAGGCAACTATTGTGGTGTGAATTATGTCAAGTTCCATGCATGAATGAAGATAATTTCATATCACACCGCAATGGGAAAAAGCACCGGAGACAACTGTGTGTTCTTGAGGAGCTGAAGAAAGCTGAACCTCGAGGACTCTATCATGCCTAA